From a single Brassica napus cultivar Da-Ae chromosome C9, Da-Ae, whole genome shotgun sequence genomic region:
- the LOC111212605 gene encoding uncharacterized protein LOC111212605: MADTTIIVPMARERKFENLRAFMVNLANSRGLLIPESRLFEQRFLDLCLSRAPDHPTYSAMILTAITELNEADGSCQEAVSEFTKSKYESLPFAHTSLLSHHLAKLVEKKEILCDYSNYCYTLPGTDDAERKNVEMPLRMNDQCAADEVMSLRNDKGIVEERILTESRDSPKRKACGGNDVNVTEVSDTGGKACLSVTTVKTSSKEVVVSVEPEVALVNGGTEGRIEANSEGHELVVLDEQNDVLMEESCKGEENLRETNSKQGEPKLHRTSNMVKEASVEVKSVAYKRLWECQTEACSNIIALEEMLKQCREKDQQKKAVTEIDGVSRLPLSMESCEELRKLAQKIESQLSEIIGSYDEAVVPCYESRGCETKSISKEVFHETPTKTSKHHEQKEREQSQINPRAKKRRVRRLQDIGVLRKSPRLQKLI; this comes from the exons ATGGCGGATACTACTATTATAGTGCCAATG GCACGTGAAAGAAAATTTGAGAATCTGAGAGCCTTTATGGTGAATCTAGCGAATTCGAGAGGGTTGTTGATTCCTGAGAGTAGGCTCTTCGAACAGAGATTCTTGGACCTGTGTTTATCACGTGCTCCTGATCATCCCACTTACTCTGCT ATGATTTTGACTGCTATCACGGAGTTGAATGAAGCAGACGGCTCTTGCCAAGAAGCGGTATCAGAGTTTACAAAGTCAAAGTATGAGAGCTTGCCGTTTGCTCACACGAGTTTGCTTAGTCATCATCTGGCTAAGCTTGTGGAGAAAAAAGAGATACTTTGTGACTACAGCAACTACTGTTACACTCTTCCGGGAACTGATGATGCTGAGAGAAAGAACGTTGAGATGCCGTTGAGAATGAATGATCAGTGTGCGGCGGATGAGGTTATGAGCCTTCGAAATGATAAAGGGATTGTAGAAGAACGGATCTTGACTGAATCCAGAGACAGCCCCAAACGTAAAGCATGTGGTGGCAATGACGTTAACGTCACTGAAGTAAGTGACACTGGAGGCAAAGCATGTTTGAGTGTGACGACTGTTAAAACTAGTAGTAAAGAGGTAGTAGTTTCTGTAGAACCAGAAGTGGCTCTTGTAAATGGTGGGACTGAAGGTAGGATTGAAGCAAACAGTGAAGGACATGAGTTAGTTGTTCTAGATGAGCAAAATGATGTGCTGATGGAAGAGTCATGTAAAGGAGAAGAAAACCTAAGGGAAACAAACTCAAAACAAGGAGAACCAAAATTGCACAGAACATCTAACATGGTGAAGGAAGCAAGTGTGGAAGTGAAGAGTGTAGCATATAAAAGACTTTGGGAATGTCAAACCGAAGCATGCAGCAATATCATTGCTCTAGA GGAAATGCTGAAGCAGTGCAGAGAGAAAGACCAGCAGAAGAAAGCTGTTACAGAGATTGATGGTGTTTCTCGTTTGCCTCTGTCGATG GAAAGCTGTGAAGAACTGAGGAAGCTTGCCCAAAAGATAGAAAGCCAGCTCTCTGAGATCATCGGTTCCTATGATGAAGCCGTGGTTCCATGCTATGAATCTCGAGGATGTGAAACCAAAAGTATAAGCAAAGAAGTCTTTCACGAGACTCCCACGAAGACCTCCAAACATCATGAACAGAAGGAAAGAGAGCAATCTCAAATAAACCCACGGGCCAAGAAGAGGAGAGTCAGAAGACTTCAAGACATAGGAGTACTGAGGAAATCGCCTCGGTTACAAAAGCTAATATGA
- the LOC111212606 gene encoding protein ATAF2 — protein MKAELNLPAGFRFHPTDEELVKFYLCRKCSSEQISAPVIAEIDLYKFNPWELPEMSLYGEKEWYFFSPRDRKYPNGSRPNRAAGTGYWKATGADKPIGKPKTLGIKKALVFYAGKAPKGIKTNWIMHEYRLANVDRSASVNKKNNLRLDDWVLCRIYNKKGTMEKYYPADEKPRTATSMADQSSSPFDTSDSTYPNDSSSSGGHVVSPDAKEVQSEPKWGELEDALEAFDTSMFGGSMDLLQSDGFVPQYLYQPDYFTPFQDMPQQKPFSNWSFAPHG, from the exons atgAAAGCAGAGCTGAACTTACCTGCAGGATTTCGATTCCATCCAACAGACGAAGAGCTTGTGAAATTCTACTTGTGCCGGAAATGCTCATCGGAGCAGATCTCAGCTCCGGTTATCGCAGAAATCGATCTTTACAAGTTCAATCCTTGGGAGCTTCCAG AGATGTCTCTGTACGGAGAGAAAGAGTGGTACTTCTTCTCACCTCGAGACCGGAAATACCCAAACGGTTCTCGTCCAAACCGGGCAGCTGGAACCGGTTATTGGAAAGCCACCGGAGCAGATAAACCAATCGGTAAACCGAAGACGTTGGGTATTAAGAAAGCTCTAGTCTTCTACGCTGGGAAAGCTCCAAAAGGGATTAAAACGAATTGGATAATGCACGAGTATCGTCTCGCTAATGTCGATAGATCAGCTTCTGTTAACAAAAAGAACAACCTACGA CTTGATGATTGGGTTCTATGTCGAATCTACAACAAGAAAGGAACCATGGAGAAGTATTACCCTGCGGATGAGAAACCGAGGACAGCGACATCAATGGCGGATCAATCATCATCGCCTTTTGACACATCGGACTCGACTTACCCGAACGATTCGAGCAGCTCGGGCGGCCACGTGGTGTCACCGGATGCCAAGGAGGTTCAGAGCGAGCCTAAATGGGGAGAGCTCGAAGATGCTTTAGAGGCTTTTGATACTTCAATGTTTGGTGGTTCCATGGACTTGTTGCAGAGCGACGGTTTTGTTCCTCAGTACTTGTACCAGCCTGATTATTTCACTCCCTTCCAGGATATGCCCCAGCAGAAACCGTTCTCGAATTGGAGTTTTGCTCCACATGGGTAA
- the LOC106419275 gene encoding uncharacterized protein LOC106419275, which produces MLPLKLARSLLLHETLNLTHNSGDTDEVDGGEGETSIREILSSQSKTRSRSKNARKNPKTPLLFFVPSRELISETYRLASIARDLGMDLYPTPSLSHIIFSFPPRESGSAPSPFSTSSSRPSTCWSSSAASMSSSLSWSLPNDAVMLSFPSLSDSSLSHLRSFVSLSNGLFKLVFSPAAVDTPSSSVSNWDCCSVSLFSRLTSARIGSMESFSQALASNGWTIYKTKANQSTGHSNAGSSAYLFRKVYSGRVMMTREGNGGSCRVRELRLPQLDFENAPLRILQYLMLMTDDLFFLA; this is translated from the coding sequence ATGCTTCCGTTAAAGCTAGCTCGCTCTCTTCTCCTCCACGAGACTCTCAATCTCACTCACAACTCCGGCGATACAGACGAAGTTGATGGAGGAGAAGGAGAGACCAGCATTCGAGAGATCCTAAGCTCACAATCAAAAACCCGATCGAGATCCAAGAACGCGAGGAAGAATCCGAAAACGCCATTGCTCTTCTTCGTCCCCTCGCGAGAATTGATCTCGGAAACTTACAGATTAGCTTCAATCGCGAGAGATCTGGGGATGGATTTGTACCCAACGCCTTCCCTCTCCCACATCATCTTCTCGTTCCCGCCGCGGGAATCCGGATCTGCGCCGTCGCCGTTCTCCACGTCTTCGTCTCGTCCTTCGACTTGTTGGTCTTCCTCCGCGGCCTCGATGTCGTCGTCTCTCTCGTGGTCTCTTCCCAACGACGCGGTGATGCTCTCTTTCCCGTCTCTCTCGGATTCCTCTCTCTCGCATCTCAGATCCTTCGTCTCCCTCTCCAACGGCTTGTTCAAGCTCGTGTTCTCCCCCGCCGCCGTGGATACGCCTTCCTCCTCCGTTAGCAATTGGGATTGCTGCTCTGTTTCTCTCTTCTCGAGACTCACCAGCGCGCGAATCGGATCGATGGAGAGTTTCTCGCAGGCGTTGGCTTCGAACGGATGGACGATTTACAAGACGAAAGCTAATCAATCGACCGGTCACAGCAACGCCGGGAGCTCGGCTTATCTGTTTAGGAAAGTGTACTCGGGTCGGGTTATGATGACCCGGGAGGGAAATGGTGGGTCGTGTAGAGTAAGAGAGCTGAGACTTCCTCAGTTGGATTTCGAGAACGCTCCTCTTCGGATTCTGCAGTATCTGATGTTGATGACTGACGATCTCTTCTTCCTTGCATAg